Below is a window of Myxococcus xanthus DNA.
GATCCTGGCCCTGTGCGCGCCCCTTCCCTCCGAGTGGCTGCCCCTGGATGACGCACTGGGACGCGTGCTCGCCGAGGATGTGACGGCGCAGCGGACACTCCCTCCCTGGGACAACTCGGCCATGGACGGCTACGCGGTGCGCAGCGCGGATCTGGCGGGTCCCCTACCCGTCCGGCTCATCGTCGGAGAGACCATCTACGCCGGCGCGGTGGGCCACCAGGCGCTGGCCTCCGGGGTATGCGCCCGCATCATGACGGGCGCTCCCCTCCCCGCGGGTGCGGATGCGGTGGTGATGCGAGAGCGGACACGGCCCGTGGTCCAGAGCGGCGCGGATCAGGTCGACATGCTCGAAGCGGTGGCCCCGGGCCAGTTCGTGCGGCCCCGGGGCGAGGACGCTCGGGAGGGACAGGTGTTGCTGGCACGCTGCACGCCGCTGGGCATCCCCGAACTGGGCCTCCTCTGGGCCCAGGGCCGACAAGCCGTGCCAGTGTCGCGCGCACCACGAGTGGCCATCCTCTCCACGGGCGACGAGTTGTGCCACGCGGACGAGCCACCCAACGGCCGCATCGTGGACACCAATGCTCCGTCCCTGGCGCTGGCGGTCCGCCGCGCGGGCGGCATTCCCACGCAATTGGGCATCGCTCGGGATACGCGCGACGCCGTACTGGCCGCGCTTTCCCGGCTGGACGGGTTCGACGTGGTGCTCACCAGCGCGGGGGTGTCCGTGGGCGAGCGCGACTACGTGAAGGAAGTGCTGGCCGAGTTGGGCGTGGAGCAACACTTCTGGCGCGTCGCCATCAAGCCGGGAAAGCCGCTGGTGGTGGGCCGTCGTGGCGCCACGCTGTTCTTTGGACTTCCGGGTAACCCCACCTCCTCCCTGGTGACGTTCGAGCTCTTCGTGCGCCCAGCCCTCCGCAAGCTGCTGGGGCATGCGCAGGTGGGGCCTGGGCGCGTAGCCGGACGCCTGGAAGGCAAGCTTTCCAAGCCCTCCGGCCTGGCGCATTTCGTCCGCGTCACGGCTGCTTGGAGAGAAGGCAACCTGTGGGCCCGTCCGCTGGCGACACAAACGTCTGGTGCCCTGCGTTCTGCGGCGGCGGCCACCCACCTGCTGCATTTCCCTCGGGAAGCCAGCAGTTTGACGGAGGGGGACGCGGTAGAACTGCTTCCGCTCTCATGGGTGGCCTGAGGAACGAAGGACGCCGTGGAGCATCCTCTTGGGGGCTCGTGCTCGAAAGCACGAGCCGCCTTGACTTGAGAACCTGAGGACTCCAAACAGGGGCCCGCATCTGGAGAGGACTCAACATGTCGGACACACGCTCACCTCAGGTCCTTCCGACCCGTAAGCACACGCAACACCTGGAACGGTTCTCGGAGGCGGACATCCCGACCGAGCGCGGCTCGCTGCGGACCATCGTGTTCCGGGACAAGCGCAACGGGCGGGAGCATGTCGCGCTCGTGGTGGGACAGGTTTCAGGACACGAGGGTGTGCCGGTGCGCATCCACTCCGAGTGCCTCACGAGCGAGGTCTTCGGCAGCCTGAAGTGCGACTGCCGCGAGCAACTGGACCGCTCGCTCGACTTCATCACCCAGGCGGGACAGGGCGTCGTGCTTTACCTGCGGCAGGAGGGGCGCGGCATCGGCCTGGGGAACAAGATCAAGGCCTACGCCCTGCAGTCCAAGGGCCTGGACACCT
It encodes the following:
- a CDS encoding molybdopterin molybdotransferase MoeA, giving the protein MNDSATLLPEEEARSQILALCAPLPSEWLPLDDALGRVLAEDVTAQRTLPPWDNSAMDGYAVRSADLAGPLPVRLIVGETIYAGAVGHQALASGVCARIMTGAPLPAGADAVVMRERTRPVVQSGADQVDMLEAVAPGQFVRPRGEDAREGQVLLARCTPLGIPELGLLWAQGRQAVPVSRAPRVAILSTGDELCHADEPPNGRIVDTNAPSLALAVRRAGGIPTQLGIARDTRDAVLAALSRLDGFDVVLTSAGVSVGERDYVKEVLAELGVEQHFWRVAIKPGKPLVVGRRGATLFFGLPGNPTSSLVTFELFVRPALRKLLGHAQVGPGRVAGRLEGKLSKPSGLAHFVRVTAAWREGNLWARPLATQTSGALRSAAAATHLLHFPREASSLTEGDAVELLPLSWVA
- the ribA gene encoding GTP cyclohydrolase II, whose translation is MSDTRSPQVLPTRKHTQHLERFSEADIPTERGSLRTIVFRDKRNGREHVALVVGQVSGHEGVPVRIHSECLTSEVFGSLKCDCREQLDRSLDFITQAGQGVVLYLRQEGRGIGLGNKIKAYALQSKGLDTYEANRQLGFADDLRTYDIAAEMLRSLDVRSVDLMTNNPLKIAGMVEEGIPVRRRIPSRTEHNPHNVDYLRTKRERTGHLIELFAEDDDTEAKTG